A window from Nitrospira sp. ND1 encodes these proteins:
- a CDS encoding response regulator, whose product MPSVLIVDDEEAIRRLIRSTLEQAGYHVREAADGKAGLSHYRQSPADLVIMDILMPDQDGLESILTLRREFPEARIMAITGGSDMIGILNFLDVARMLGARRTLQKPFEMQQLLDAVQAEIAG is encoded by the coding sequence ATGCCCTCGGTCCTGATCGTGGATGATGAAGAAGCGATTCGCCGACTGATTCGCAGCACGCTGGAACAGGCAGGCTATCATGTCCGCGAAGCGGCCGACGGCAAAGCAGGGCTGTCCCACTATCGCCAATCCCCGGCTGATCTCGTGATCATGGATATCCTGATGCCGGACCAGGACGGCCTTGAGAGTATTTTGACGCTCCGTCGTGAATTTCCCGAGGCCAGGATTATGGCGATCACCGGCGGAAGCGACATGATCGGCATCTTAAACTTCCTCGATGTGGCCCGTATGCTGGGCGCGCGCCGCACGCTCCAGAAACCCTTCGAGATGCAGCAGCTCCTGGATGCGGTTCAAGCCGAGATCGCCGGCTGA
- the priA gene encoding primosomal protein N': protein MFDHRSFATPPVAPALPPRYADVVLPRRLHRPFTYLIPSSLKGQVAIGQSVIVPFGSQDLHGLVTAVYDRLPLGAPEQGLKAVRCLAPASPDHLLTSSQIDLSRWVADRYAAPWGQCIKLVAPFVDQVDRRPSRYRPTAQGTDNSSLPEGLGEVETQVLSRLRRRPKGITEGTLAQGDKSRVMRAVQILIRRGLVVRCDDAVVPRAARAKKPPSPGAEQAVFARLTVDDLPPPLDAAAWPDTVGRALLQDAYGSFLIQGARATRLWCLVQAARAAIRRGRRVLVVTGDVENAGRLAEALAAAGERPLLLHSGLSARERAAVWQSAQDSSATILVGTRMAVFAPIDRLGLVWVEGEDDASLKEEQSPRYHAREVARRRAFCNRALLVLASSHPSLESWSAVQHGEMTACVYRDPSGFPRVQVIDLREYSRETPAGTLLSPPLYEGIQEALRQNALAILYLNRKGFASVLHCGDCGAMPQCDACSVALTFFRRSNHVRCHYCGRTKPVPDHCTRCQSLKLEPVGSGTERIEEAVRRKFPLARVGRVDGETIRRPADARAFSRLLAAGELDIVIGTQMLFRFGLQARAAFVGVPDADAGLHVPDFRSAERMYHGLMDAVELALPAHAGGAVMIQTRLTDHHAIMAVAAGDDSVFLQQEQAFRQMLQYPPLTSLVRLDVSGTLEPVVAQAAGRWAALLRAEVVSAGNRGTNAGDGSPLPQRSTGFGGETSSIVILGPSPAPHAMARGRYCWQILVKSLSLEVGKEIVVRTREVLDRESRRGGLRFDIDVDPVAMA from the coding sequence ATGTTCGATCACCGTTCGTTTGCAACTCCACCGGTGGCTCCTGCGCTTCCCCCTAGGTATGCCGATGTGGTGCTGCCGCGCCGCCTTCACCGGCCCTTTACCTATCTGATCCCGTCTTCACTCAAGGGGCAGGTCGCAATCGGGCAATCAGTGATCGTGCCGTTTGGGTCCCAGGACCTTCACGGTCTCGTCACGGCGGTGTATGACCGCCTTCCGCTCGGCGCTCCCGAGCAGGGGCTGAAAGCCGTCCGCTGCCTTGCCCCAGCGTCTCCAGACCACCTGCTCACCTCCAGTCAAATCGATCTCAGCCGGTGGGTGGCCGACCGGTATGCCGCACCGTGGGGGCAATGCATCAAGCTTGTGGCGCCTTTTGTCGATCAGGTCGATCGGCGGCCATCACGGTATCGGCCGACCGCGCAGGGCACGGACAATTCGTCGTTACCTGAGGGCTTGGGAGAAGTGGAAACTCAGGTGCTCTCGCGCCTTCGTCGTCGTCCCAAGGGCATTACAGAGGGTACCCTGGCACAGGGTGACAAGTCCCGTGTCATGCGCGCGGTGCAGATCCTGATTCGAAGAGGGCTCGTGGTGCGCTGCGATGACGCGGTTGTCCCGAGGGCGGCTCGAGCAAAAAAACCCCCTTCTCCGGGGGCGGAGCAGGCGGTTTTCGCGAGATTGACAGTTGATGACTTGCCGCCGCCACTGGATGCGGCAGCGTGGCCTGATACCGTTGGCCGGGCGCTTTTGCAGGACGCATACGGCTCGTTCCTGATTCAAGGGGCTCGGGCCACCAGACTCTGGTGTCTTGTGCAGGCAGCTCGGGCCGCTATCCGTCGTGGGCGGCGTGTGTTGGTCGTCACGGGTGACGTCGAGAATGCCGGTCGATTGGCCGAAGCCCTGGCGGCAGCGGGAGAACGGCCGTTGCTCCTACACAGTGGTCTTTCGGCAAGGGAACGCGCAGCAGTGTGGCAATCGGCACAGGATTCGTCGGCCACGATCCTGGTCGGCACCCGAATGGCGGTGTTCGCGCCCATCGATCGATTGGGATTGGTGTGGGTGGAAGGTGAGGACGATGCGTCCCTTAAGGAGGAGCAATCGCCCCGGTACCATGCGCGGGAGGTGGCACGGCGGCGGGCCTTCTGCAATCGAGCCCTGTTGGTGCTGGCCTCGAGCCATCCGTCGCTTGAGAGTTGGTCGGCGGTTCAGCACGGGGAGATGACCGCCTGTGTCTACCGAGATCCGTCAGGTTTTCCGAGGGTGCAGGTCATCGATTTGAGGGAATACTCCAGGGAGACCCCGGCGGGAACCTTGCTATCGCCGCCGCTCTATGAGGGCATTCAGGAAGCCCTGCGGCAGAACGCGCTGGCGATTCTCTATCTGAACCGCAAAGGATTTGCGAGTGTCTTGCATTGCGGGGACTGTGGCGCGATGCCGCAGTGCGATGCATGTAGCGTTGCATTGACGTTTTTCCGGCGCAGCAATCATGTGCGGTGCCACTACTGCGGGCGAACGAAACCCGTGCCGGATCATTGCACTCGGTGCCAATCGCTCAAGTTGGAGCCGGTTGGCTCAGGTACGGAGCGTATCGAAGAGGCCGTACGGCGGAAGTTCCCTCTGGCGCGGGTGGGTCGTGTGGATGGTGAGACGATTCGCCGACCTGCTGATGCACGGGCGTTCAGTCGGCTGCTTGCCGCCGGTGAATTGGACATCGTGATCGGCACGCAGATGTTATTCCGGTTTGGCCTTCAGGCACGCGCGGCGTTTGTCGGGGTTCCGGATGCGGATGCCGGTCTTCACGTGCCGGACTTTCGCTCGGCGGAACGGATGTACCATGGCCTGATGGATGCCGTGGAGTTAGCTCTGCCCGCTCATGCCGGAGGCGCGGTGATGATCCAGACCCGGTTAACGGATCATCATGCGATTATGGCGGTGGCCGCTGGTGACGATTCCGTGTTTCTTCAACAGGAGCAGGCTTTTCGGCAGATGCTTCAGTACCCGCCCTTGACGTCGCTTGTGAGGTTGGATGTGTCCGGGACGCTGGAACCGGTGGTCGCCCAAGCCGCCGGTCGCTGGGCGGCGTTGCTACGGGCTGAGGTGGTGAGCGCCGGAAATCGGGGGACCAATGCCGGCGACGGTTCGCCTCTGCCGCAGCGTTCCACTGGTTTCGGTGGAGAGACGAGCAGCATCGTTATCCTGGGACCGTCTCCGGCACCACATGCCATGGCGCGAGGTCGCTATTGTTGGCAGATTCTGGTCAAGTCTCTGTCTCTTGAGGTAGGCAAAGAAATAGTCGTGCGGACCCGTGAAGTGCTCGATCGGGAATCACGACGAGGTGGACTCCGGTTCGATATCGATGTCGATCCGGTTGCCATGGCGTGA
- a CDS encoding OmpA family protein codes for MRTLPMRASLIILSCSLAAVTAIPVHAQNAQSVRLGEAALTYAAGSIRQEMPIDGVINVITGDNQLSGNRMMLGWSGTDTLYLKLKNPGDAALGDLYTVYRRSRKVFHPMTKQYMGYIINRVGVVKVIQIDAALVGVQVVRSYGPLSPGDPVMRFTPPSAEEVVETASEHAEIEAMIVELQADKHMSLVSQGNLVYLDKGQDEGLRSGEYLEVFRTGGGLPERKIGEVKILSTEPHTATAVLSKATARALIGDRVRSKHASPVEVMQYENGDSDVPAATVQPVMNVRTDSAVAMPSESHSMSKPRVERAHGSTRINLDDLADQLEYESGEVKVKPAGVPILEQLAEYLRTAAVSQQVRVEGHSDNMEIGPSLKGVFPTNWELSKARAAEIVRYLIEKGGMDSAKLSAVGYGASRPVASNGSEEGRKKNRRIEVVLDSPEEGTQAQSAKAPLSESDPIPAQFTYNQLDAAPASTAVVPPASATQAGSASVDAPIAPAPSDVAVPVSPVGGETASPPPGS; via the coding sequence ATGAGGACATTACCCATGCGCGCCAGCCTGATCATCCTGTCTTGCAGTCTCGCAGCTGTGACGGCCATCCCTGTTCATGCTCAGAACGCTCAAAGTGTTCGCCTGGGGGAAGCCGCCCTCACGTATGCCGCCGGCTCGATTCGACAGGAGATGCCGATTGACGGGGTTATCAATGTGATTACCGGGGACAACCAACTCTCCGGGAACCGGATGATGTTGGGCTGGTCCGGGACCGATACCCTCTATCTCAAATTGAAGAATCCGGGTGATGCGGCGCTCGGTGACCTTTACACCGTGTACCGGCGCTCGCGCAAAGTGTTTCACCCCATGACCAAGCAGTACATGGGCTATATCATCAATAGAGTGGGGGTGGTGAAAGTCATTCAGATAGACGCGGCACTGGTTGGCGTCCAGGTTGTTCGGTCCTATGGTCCCCTCTCCCCTGGCGATCCGGTCATGCGGTTTACACCGCCTTCAGCAGAAGAAGTCGTTGAGACCGCCTCGGAGCATGCCGAGATCGAAGCCATGATTGTTGAACTGCAGGCCGATAAACATATGTCGCTCGTGTCGCAGGGAAACCTGGTCTATCTCGACAAGGGACAAGACGAAGGCCTCCGTTCCGGCGAATATCTGGAAGTCTTCCGTACCGGCGGTGGGCTTCCTGAGCGGAAAATCGGGGAAGTGAAGATTCTTTCTACCGAGCCCCACACAGCTACCGCGGTGTTGTCCAAGGCCACAGCCCGTGCGCTGATCGGCGACCGCGTTCGCTCCAAACACGCTTCGCCTGTTGAGGTCATGCAATATGAGAACGGGGACTCGGATGTTCCGGCTGCGACGGTCCAACCGGTGATGAACGTCAGGACGGACAGCGCTGTCGCGATGCCGAGCGAGTCCCATTCGATGAGCAAACCCAGGGTCGAGCGCGCTCATGGAAGCACCAGGATCAATCTTGATGATCTGGCAGATCAGTTGGAATATGAATCCGGTGAGGTGAAAGTGAAACCTGCCGGCGTACCCATTCTGGAACAACTGGCGGAGTATTTGAGGACTGCTGCGGTCTCTCAGCAGGTGCGCGTGGAAGGTCACTCCGACAATATGGAGATAGGGCCGTCGCTCAAAGGAGTATTCCCAACCAATTGGGAGTTGTCCAAGGCCCGTGCCGCCGAGATCGTGCGGTATCTGATCGAGAAGGGCGGCATGGATTCGGCGAAGTTGTCTGCCGTGGGGTATGGAGCGAGCCGTCCTGTCGCCAGCAATGGGAGCGAGGAGGGCCGCAAAAAAAACCGCCGTATCGAGGTTGTGCTCGATTCGCCGGAGGAGGGCACCCAGGCCCAGTCCGCGAAGGCGCCGCTGAGTGAGAGCGATCCGATCCCTGCGCAGTTTACGTATAACCAACTGGACGCGGCACCGGCATCCACCGCAGTCGTGCCACCCGCTTCAGCCACCCAGGCAGGATCGGCGTCGGTGGATGCACCGATCGCTCCCGCTCCCTCGGATGTCGCAGTGCCGGTTTCGCCTGTCGGCGGTGAGACGGCCTCGCCCCCGCCCGGTTCGTAA
- a CDS encoding NADH-quinone oxidoreductase subunit A, translating to MAGSELLLEYLSRYFPILMFVFVALAFGAGTLLISYFVQPKYPEPEKLSTYECGSEPFSDARMPFPVRYYIFAMLFVIFDVEVIFLYPWAIVFNKIGLIGLVEMLIFIGLFLVAYVYAWRKGALEWD from the coding sequence ATGGCCGGTTCCGAGCTCCTCTTAGAGTACCTAAGTCGATATTTTCCGATCCTGATGTTTGTGTTCGTCGCACTGGCGTTCGGCGCGGGCACATTGCTCATCAGCTACTTCGTCCAGCCGAAGTACCCGGAACCGGAAAAACTCTCCACTTATGAGTGCGGATCTGAACCGTTTTCCGATGCCCGGATGCCGTTCCCAGTTCGCTACTACATCTTTGCCATGCTGTTTGTCATTTTCGATGTGGAAGTCATCTTTCTGTATCCCTGGGCTATTGTTTTCAACAAGATCGGCCTGATTGGGCTTGTAGAGATGCTGATCTTCATCGGACTTTTCCTCGTCGCCTATGTCTACGCGTGGCGAAAAGGAGCTTTGGAATGGGATTGA
- a CDS encoding NADH-quinone oxidoreductase subunit B, with protein MGLIQLGGHDKDGTPDVITLTVEKAVNWARKGSLWPMTFGLACCAIEMIAAVSSRYDMDRYGAGVFRASPRQSDLMIVAGTVCRRMAPVIRKIYDQMPEPKYVIAMGSCATSGNIYDSYSVVQGVDRFVPVDIYVPGCPPTPEALFDGILKLQERIMQKRVFLAQPKEVKDALKV; from the coding sequence ATGGGATTGATTCAGCTGGGAGGCCACGATAAAGACGGGACTCCCGATGTCATTACTCTCACGGTGGAAAAAGCCGTGAATTGGGCCCGGAAAGGGTCCTTGTGGCCGATGACCTTCGGACTGGCTTGCTGCGCCATTGAAATGATCGCCGCCGTCTCGTCCCGTTACGACATGGATCGATATGGTGCCGGGGTCTTTCGGGCCTCCCCCCGCCAGTCCGACCTCATGATCGTGGCCGGAACCGTCTGCCGCCGCATGGCCCCGGTTATTCGCAAGATTTACGACCAGATGCCGGAACCGAAGTACGTGATTGCCATGGGATCGTGCGCAACATCCGGAAACATTTACGACAGCTACAGCGTGGTGCAGGGAGTGGATCGATTTGTGCCGGTCGATATTTATGTGCCGGGGTGCCCCCCGACTCCGGAGGCCTTATTCGATGGCATTCTGAAACTGCAAGAGCGCATCATGCAAAAGCGTGTGTTCCTCGCGCAGCCGAAAGAAGTGAAAGACGCCCTGAAGGTCTGA
- a CDS encoding NADH-quinone oxidoreductase subunit C — MSQLAKRIEDTFPGACTQVVEWRGDVSVTVKREALHDIGKFLRDDPAMRFDYIVHVSSVDWPDDEERFEVVYEVYSIRTRQRIRLKTRVPESDCIVDSLTDIWKGADFMEREVYDMMGIRFRNHPDLRRILMPDEYEEGYPLRKDFPLRGKGWRDTFEFLDEPTR; from the coding sequence ATGAGTCAACTGGCCAAACGTATCGAGGATACCTTTCCGGGCGCCTGCACCCAGGTGGTGGAGTGGCGCGGGGATGTTTCCGTCACCGTCAAACGTGAGGCCTTGCACGACATCGGCAAGTTTTTACGCGATGACCCGGCCATGAGGTTCGACTACATCGTCCATGTGAGTTCGGTCGATTGGCCGGATGACGAGGAACGTTTCGAAGTGGTCTATGAGGTGTATTCGATTCGAACCCGGCAGCGCATTCGCCTGAAAACTCGGGTTCCGGAGTCGGATTGTATTGTGGACTCCTTGACCGACATCTGGAAGGGCGCTGATTTCATGGAGCGCGAAGTGTACGACATGATGGGAATCCGGTTTCGGAACCATCCCGACCTTCGTCGCATTCTGATGCCGGACGAGTATGAAGAAGGCTACCCCCTACGCAAAGACTTTCCGCTCCGCGGCAAAGGATGGCGCGATACGTTTGAATTTTTGGACGAGCCGACCCGGTAG
- the nuoD gene encoding NADH dehydrogenase (quinone) subunit D has translation MGPQHPSTHGVLKVILELEGERLVKSTPVMGFLHRGVEKLAEEGTYHQFIPHTDRLDYVCAMYNNFAYCRAVEKLMNITVPDRAEYLRTIVAEIQRIIGHQFWLGTQALDIGAMTVFFYCFRDREILLDWFDELCGARLTTSWYRIGGVERDFTPSLFAKLKQFLDYFPPKIDEYVIFLEKNRIWLARTKGVAVISAEDALSFGLSGPTLRGSGVDYDLRKYEPYSAYPKCEFSVPVGKNGDTYDRYWIRVQEIYESVKIIRQCLEQIQDGPIMADVPSVTLPPKERVFTNLESMIQQFKLFSQGFNAPPGEIYCGTEAHKGELGFYIVSTGGGKPYRLKIRAPSFIHMGAFDHMSKGYMIADAVTIFGTYDIVMGECDR, from the coding sequence ATGGGGCCGCAGCACCCCAGCACGCACGGCGTGCTGAAAGTCATCCTCGAGCTGGAAGGCGAGCGGTTGGTCAAGTCCACCCCGGTGATGGGCTTTCTCCACCGCGGTGTAGAAAAGCTGGCTGAAGAAGGCACATATCATCAGTTTATTCCGCACACCGACCGCCTCGATTACGTGTGTGCGATGTACAACAACTTCGCGTATTGCCGCGCCGTCGAAAAGCTAATGAACATCACCGTGCCGGACCGCGCCGAGTACCTGCGCACGATCGTCGCGGAAATCCAGCGCATTATCGGCCACCAGTTCTGGCTCGGCACGCAGGCCCTCGACATCGGGGCGATGACGGTCTTCTTCTATTGCTTCCGGGACCGTGAAATTCTGCTCGATTGGTTTGATGAACTGTGCGGCGCTCGCCTCACGACGAGCTGGTATCGTATCGGCGGCGTCGAGCGCGATTTCACACCGTCCCTGTTCGCCAAGCTGAAACAGTTCCTCGACTATTTCCCTCCGAAGATCGATGAGTACGTGATCTTCCTGGAGAAGAACCGCATCTGGCTGGCGCGCACCAAAGGCGTGGCCGTGATTTCGGCCGAAGATGCACTGAGCTTTGGCTTGAGCGGACCGACGTTACGAGGCTCAGGCGTTGATTACGATCTTCGTAAATACGAGCCATACTCTGCCTATCCCAAGTGTGAATTCAGCGTCCCGGTCGGCAAGAACGGCGACACCTATGACCGGTACTGGATCCGCGTGCAAGAGATCTACGAAAGCGTCAAGATCATCCGCCAGTGCCTTGAGCAGATCCAGGACGGCCCGATCATGGCTGACGTGCCGAGCGTGACTCTGCCTCCGAAAGAACGCGTGTTCACGAACCTGGAGTCCATGATTCAGCAGTTCAAACTCTTCTCGCAAGGGTTTAACGCGCCTCCCGGAGAAATCTACTGCGGGACCGAAGCGCATAAAGGCGAATTGGGTTTCTACATCGTCAGCACGGGCGGCGGGAAGCCGTACCGGCTGAAAATCCGCGCCCCGTCATTTATCCATATGGGCGCATTCGATCATATGTCGAAAGGCTACATGATCGCGGACGCCGTGACGATCTTCGGCACGTACGATATCGTCATGGGGGAATGCGATCGATGA
- a CDS encoding molybdopterin-dependent oxidoreductase, translating into MGLKPATNPDVEAATIELSIDGRTVSAKDGVSLYDVIASTGKIIPAMCYHYTFDPFGSCGMCLVMQEGKKAPVRSCTAKAAAGMVIRTDGDDLFAARKKAVEKHLSVHPLDCPVCDADGHCELQDMAFQHGVTNLANAKQKFIPEDTRSLVLDFNMNRCIACAECINVCKDVLMIDALQFMKKGGFNQVVAKGDQPLACEFCGDCLAVCPVGAITNKYSKYLYKPWQMKKTTTTCNYCGDGCQMHLETKDTEVVRVTSPLSWKNKWGDRTETAKGHGGLCVRGRFGFQYIDSEQRLRQPLVRTGETLTETPWLDTMQTVIDRLSDIHRKHGPESIAGLITARCTNEELYLFQKLMRAGLRTNQLDSSARYGHLNYVHAVRHAVGVGRPLNDWEDLTKAKAILVIGSNITETNPLTAVRIKEAIRVYHSQVIVVDSANTNIAQLASHPLLVKPGSESFLIDGLVKSVIEQDLIDEASTTRHPQAFSALKQALAQVSLEQVSAQTGIAVEQIREIAAIFAEAPRAIALCAEGIVRQPNGYQNVLKLIDLAWVTGKLGQPGCGVTTVTEEINEQGAVDMGVAPEFLPGQARFDDPGARERFEKAWDVTLPASGSGANFLEILARIRNGQIKALYVIGENPLATLPASMDVNGTLEKLQLLIVQDPFLTETGQMAHVVLPAATYAEKDGTFTNLEGKVLRVRQAVDQVGESLPDWHIMTALANGLGYDWTYESPQDVQNEIMKLLPGYYNLGQPRRVSPSADAYLSNGYEAEVASRYHRQTAQSTSSDDTQPFTLLTGQVLYHSGKMSTHASGLINIEPNNGRIRMNPADVERLGLNDQSTIRLTSRQGSVQAGVKADPDIQPGSCFFPEHFNEPAVKDLMAVEVDAVTGVPYFKSTRVKIEKVGA; encoded by the coding sequence ATGGGTTTGAAACCAGCAACCAATCCAGACGTCGAAGCGGCCACGATCGAACTGTCGATCGACGGACGGACGGTATCGGCCAAAGATGGCGTCTCGCTGTACGATGTCATTGCCAGCACGGGCAAGATTATTCCTGCCATGTGTTATCACTATACCTTTGATCCCTTCGGATCCTGCGGTATGTGCCTGGTCATGCAGGAAGGCAAGAAGGCCCCGGTCCGTTCCTGCACTGCCAAGGCGGCAGCCGGTATGGTGATCCGCACTGACGGCGACGACCTCTTCGCGGCACGAAAGAAAGCCGTCGAAAAACATCTCTCGGTTCACCCGCTGGACTGCCCGGTCTGCGACGCAGACGGGCATTGCGAGCTCCAGGACATGGCCTTCCAGCATGGTGTGACCAATCTCGCCAATGCGAAGCAAAAGTTCATTCCTGAAGACACGCGGAGTCTCGTCCTCGACTTCAACATGAATCGCTGCATCGCTTGCGCGGAATGCATCAACGTCTGCAAAGACGTGCTGATGATCGACGCGTTGCAATTCATGAAGAAGGGCGGATTCAACCAGGTCGTGGCGAAAGGGGACCAACCCCTTGCCTGTGAATTCTGCGGAGACTGCCTGGCTGTCTGTCCGGTCGGCGCGATCACGAACAAATATTCCAAGTACCTGTACAAGCCCTGGCAGATGAAAAAAACCACCACCACCTGCAACTATTGTGGTGATGGCTGCCAGATGCATCTCGAAACCAAAGACACCGAAGTCGTCCGCGTGACTTCCCCGCTCTCCTGGAAAAATAAGTGGGGCGACCGGACTGAAACTGCCAAGGGACACGGTGGACTCTGCGTTCGCGGCCGATTCGGATTCCAGTACATCGACAGTGAACAACGCCTTCGGCAGCCTCTCGTCCGCACGGGCGAGACGCTGACGGAAACGCCGTGGCTCGACACCATGCAAACTGTGATCGATCGATTGTCCGACATTCATCGGAAGCACGGACCGGAGTCGATCGCCGGGCTGATTACCGCGCGCTGCACGAACGAAGAATTGTATCTGTTCCAGAAACTCATGCGCGCCGGGCTAAGAACCAACCAGCTCGACAGCAGTGCCCGCTACGGCCACCTCAACTATGTTCATGCCGTACGTCATGCCGTCGGCGTCGGCCGTCCGCTCAACGACTGGGAAGATTTGACCAAAGCCAAAGCCATCTTGGTCATCGGCTCGAATATCACGGAAACTAACCCGCTGACGGCTGTCCGCATCAAGGAAGCCATCCGCGTGTATCACTCCCAGGTCATCGTCGTCGACTCTGCCAACACCAACATCGCGCAACTAGCTTCGCATCCGCTTTTGGTCAAGCCAGGCAGCGAATCGTTCTTGATCGATGGGCTGGTGAAATCGGTGATCGAACAGGATCTGATCGATGAAGCCAGCACCACTCGGCACCCGCAGGCTTTTTCCGCATTGAAGCAAGCCCTGGCACAGGTCTCCCTCGAACAGGTCTCCGCACAGACCGGCATCGCAGTCGAGCAGATCCGGGAAATCGCCGCCATTTTTGCTGAAGCCCCGCGCGCCATTGCGTTGTGTGCCGAAGGCATCGTCCGGCAGCCGAACGGTTACCAGAACGTTCTCAAGCTGATTGATCTCGCCTGGGTGACGGGCAAGTTAGGTCAACCCGGATGCGGCGTGACCACGGTCACAGAAGAAATCAATGAGCAGGGTGCAGTGGATATGGGCGTCGCACCGGAATTCCTCCCCGGGCAGGCACGATTCGATGATCCAGGGGCAAGGGAACGCTTCGAGAAAGCTTGGGACGTGACCCTTCCTGCCAGCGGAAGCGGCGCTAATTTCCTGGAAATTCTCGCCCGTATTCGAAACGGCCAGATCAAGGCGTTGTATGTCATCGGAGAGAATCCCCTGGCCACTTTGCCCGCCTCCATGGATGTGAACGGGACGCTCGAGAAGCTCCAACTGCTCATCGTTCAAGACCCCTTCCTCACAGAGACAGGGCAAATGGCGCATGTCGTCCTCCCGGCTGCCACCTACGCGGAAAAGGACGGCACCTTCACCAATCTGGAGGGCAAAGTGCTCCGTGTGCGTCAGGCAGTTGATCAGGTCGGGGAAAGCCTGCCGGACTGGCATATCATGACGGCGCTGGCCAACGGTTTGGGATATGACTGGACCTATGAATCGCCGCAAGACGTGCAGAATGAAATCATGAAGCTGTTACCGGGCTACTACAATCTCGGCCAGCCTCGCCGCGTCTCGCCATCGGCCGATGCCTATTTGTCGAACGGCTATGAGGCTGAAGTCGCGAGCCGGTATCACCGCCAGACAGCACAATCAACGTCCAGCGACGACACGCAGCCCTTTACCTTACTGACCGGACAAGTGCTCTATCATTCCGGGAAAATGTCCACGCATGCATCGGGGCTCATCAATATCGAACCGAACAACGGGCGTATACGAATGAATCCAGCCGATGTGGAACGGCTCGGACTGAACGATCAATCCACCATTCGCCTCACCTCGCGGCAAGGTTCCGTGCAAGCCGGCGTAAAAGCCGATCCCGATATCCAACCCGGATCGTGCTTCTTCCCCGAGCATTTTAATGAGCCGGCCGTGAAGGACCTGATGGCCGTAGAGGTGGACGCAGTCACGGGAGTTCCGTACTTCAAATCCACGCGTGTAAAGATTGAAAAGGTTGGTGCGTAA